From a region of the Acidicapsa acidisoli genome:
- a CDS encoding PadR family transcriptional regulator yields MSIYRSSITSNKVSSDSQYIDLVLNHQQELFFGLIRIHVLLHASHEPIFGLAMMEELTHHGYRIGPGTLYPLLHGLERNGLLASASKIVGGRRRRVYRITPAGQRALDKARSKVDELHHELHEEHPRRISPPGGGITAS; encoded by the coding sequence ATGAGCATATATCGAAGTTCGATAACAAGCAATAAGGTTTCAAGCGATTCGCAGTATATTGATCTTGTGTTGAATCACCAGCAAGAGCTCTTCTTCGGCCTCATCCGTATCCATGTGCTTTTGCATGCCTCGCACGAGCCGATCTTTGGCCTGGCAATGATGGAGGAGCTCACACATCACGGCTACCGCATCGGACCCGGCACTCTATACCCACTCCTGCACGGATTGGAACGCAATGGGCTCCTGGCCTCTGCCAGCAAGATCGTTGGAGGCCGAAGGCGGAGAGTCTACCGGATCACGCCAGCGGGCCAGAGAGCCCTCGACAAAGCCAGATCGAAGGTCGACGAACTGCACCACGAGCTTCACGAAGAACATCCCCGCAGAATCTCTCCTCCCGGCGGCGGCATCACAGCAAGTTAG
- a CDS encoding transporter, with protein sequence MTSYGKSLEITLFLFFLLVAPRVLAQAGPPFQTDDPTPVDPGHYEFYVFGTIDGTPAELDPVGPAFEFNWGAVPNIQVHVIFPFGAVLPSNNPAYRPGGTGPSAFGVTDTELGVKYGFIKQTKHRPQIGSFTMFELPTGSYTKGLGVGRAWYKLPIWAEKEFGPWSLVGGAGYAVVPQKQYRNYFYGGYLVKRTVSERLELSAEVFSHAREGFAAAQTEASTLLDAGGYYHFKTPGLQLLFAYGHSIAGQTENYGYLGLYKTWGKDKDADQKAPADANFAGHWQTSGLP encoded by the coding sequence ATGACGTCTTATGGAAAATCTTTAGAGATTACGCTGTTCCTCTTCTTTTTGCTTGTCGCTCCAAGGGTTTTGGCGCAGGCGGGACCACCTTTTCAGACCGATGATCCAACGCCGGTCGATCCTGGGCATTATGAGTTTTATGTCTTCGGAACAATCGATGGAACGCCGGCGGAACTTGATCCGGTGGGACCGGCTTTCGAGTTTAACTGGGGAGCAGTCCCAAATATACAAGTGCATGTGATTTTTCCATTTGGCGCCGTACTGCCCTCGAATAATCCGGCCTATCGACCGGGTGGAACCGGGCCGAGCGCATTTGGAGTTACAGATACGGAGCTGGGCGTTAAGTACGGATTTATCAAGCAAACGAAACACAGGCCGCAGATCGGTTCGTTTACGATGTTTGAGCTACCGACCGGGAGTTATACGAAAGGACTTGGCGTGGGAAGGGCGTGGTACAAGCTGCCTATCTGGGCAGAAAAGGAGTTTGGGCCATGGAGCCTTGTGGGTGGTGCTGGATATGCGGTCGTTCCGCAGAAACAATATCGTAACTACTTCTATGGCGGATACCTGGTAAAGCGGACGGTCAGCGAAAGGCTGGAGCTTTCGGCTGAGGTCTTTTCTCATGCAAGGGAGGGATTTGCTGCCGCACAGACCGAGGCCTCTACTCTGCTGGACGCGGGCGGCTATTACCACTTCAAGACTCCCGGCCTGCAATTGCTTTTTGCTTATGGGCATTCGATTGCCGGGCAGACGGAGAACTACGGTTACCTTGGACTTTACAAAACGTGGGGAAAAGACAAAGACGCGGATCAGAAGGCTCCTGCGGATGCGAATTTTGCAGGGCATTGGCAGACGAGCGGATTGCCGTGA
- the purU gene encoding formyltetrahydrofolate deformylase — translation MPQNQQTGTIKPRVPDTERAVLLIDCPDQKGLVARVVVLLYSQGANILHAEQHQDHELGQFFMRVEWAQASLPNSTSPTGLSDTRAKSVISTFARDFAILAEELHMRWQLYRAHQRTRVAIFCSQYLHCIADLLHRSSSGELPCEIVVIISNHREVEKLAAFHGIRFEYIPVTPATRAEAEAKQLELLESLKVELVVLARYMQILTETFVARYPAAIINVHHSFLPAFIGARPYHAAHARGVKLIGATSHYVTTELDDGPIIEQEVARISHRDQVEDLIARGRDLERIVLSRAVRWHLEHRILCYGNKTVVFD, via the coding sequence ATGCCTCAGAATCAGCAAACTGGCACCATCAAACCTCGCGTTCCCGACACAGAACGCGCAGTCCTGCTCATCGATTGCCCCGACCAGAAAGGCCTGGTCGCACGCGTCGTCGTCCTGCTCTACAGCCAGGGCGCAAACATCCTCCATGCCGAGCAGCATCAGGACCACGAACTGGGCCAGTTCTTCATGCGCGTCGAGTGGGCACAGGCAAGCCTCCCGAACTCCACCAGCCCCACCGGATTATCCGACACGCGCGCAAAAAGCGTCATCTCCACCTTCGCTCGAGACTTCGCCATTCTCGCCGAAGAACTGCACATGCGCTGGCAGTTGTATCGCGCCCACCAGCGCACCCGCGTCGCCATCTTTTGCTCGCAATATCTGCATTGCATCGCCGATCTGCTCCACCGCTCCAGCTCCGGCGAACTCCCCTGCGAAATCGTCGTCATCATCTCCAACCATCGCGAAGTGGAAAAGCTAGCCGCCTTCCACGGCATCCGCTTCGAATACATCCCCGTCACTCCCGCCACCCGCGCCGAAGCCGAAGCAAAGCAGCTCGAACTCCTCGAATCCCTCAAAGTCGAGCTGGTAGTTCTAGCCCGCTACATGCAGATCCTCACCGAAACCTTCGTCGCCCGCTACCCGGCAGCCATCATCAACGTGCATCACTCTTTTCTACCCGCCTTCATCGGCGCGCGCCCGTATCACGCCGCCCACGCACGCGGCGTCAAGCTCATCGGAGCAACCAGCCACTATGTCACCACGGAACTCGACGACGGCCCCATCATCGAACAGGAAGTAGCCCGCATCTCTCACCGCGATCAGGTCGAAGACCTAATCGCCCGCGGCCGCGACCTCGAACGCATCGTCCTCTCCCGCGCCGTCCGCTGGCACCTCGAACACCGCATCCTCTGCTACGGCAACAAAACCGTCGTCTTCGATTAA
- a CDS encoding ABC transporter permease, protein MVGSGIRSGFNRFIQGIRAFLGRGRKAQLDAELQFHIEMSAQSIQASSGVSTEEARRRALIDFGGVEQAREETWRQRPSYFVETLLQDTRYALRGFRRNLGFTITVIATLALGIGTTTAVFSVVDRILFRALPYAHGDRLVSVGLTAPIIPVEFMLGGSYYVWRDNQKPFEAFTSETGVSACDLTERNPARLSCASVEASFLPTLGISPLLGRNFLPEEDRPHGPKTALISYALWQSHYGSDPKILNRLIEIDGVQTRVVGVLPKEFEMPTMEPADIVVPQALDEAGERREAPDSVMYAFARLKPGVSAAQASAALDPVFQYSLSLAPPAFRKEVHLRVRSLRDRQMQDAYLTAWVLLGAVLAVLLIACANVASLMMARGAARERELAVRSALGASRGRLLRQTLTESMLLSLTAAAAGWALAELLLHLFVAMAPAAIPFLDKAQLDLRVAAFTMLLACLCGGVFGMLASVQKPRDLAMVTRSTGSTSHSWLRRVMVVAQIAVSIVLLASSTLLVRSFWNLQNQSLGIRTRSVLTASISLGRQKYDTNQKQMQFFLQAESALRRLPGITVVAVSDSLPPSGWHRESVLNVMAVSGSSREKSGTGGMVAWRWVTPEYFRALEIPIEQGQNFTEEERTSTQHLLILSKLLADRLFPGQNPIGRQIRPSPNDPYYTVVGVAANVKNAGLTGSDEPEYYRLRRNLPEDWTQSSAQSSTLILETSLTPQVLTPWVRSEIAHIDPILPVEIETLDQRVNKLADAPRFEAALLGFFAFTGLAMAVIGLYGLTAYIAQRRTQEIGVRMALGADRADILRLIATEGLRLILLGGALGLASAIGVTQLLKSLLFNIGPHDPLTFAAVALLLVLVALAATLVPARAAMRVDPVVALRCE, encoded by the coding sequence ATGGTCGGCAGCGGCATCAGATCTGGTTTCAACCGGTTCATTCAGGGCATCCGCGCTTTCCTGGGCCGCGGCCGGAAAGCCCAACTCGACGCGGAGCTTCAATTCCATATCGAGATGTCGGCACAGTCGATTCAGGCCAGCTCCGGCGTTTCCACCGAGGAAGCCCGCCGCCGAGCGCTCATCGACTTCGGCGGCGTAGAGCAGGCCAGGGAAGAAACCTGGCGTCAGCGCCCCAGCTACTTCGTCGAAACGCTCCTTCAGGACACGCGCTACGCTCTGCGCGGCTTCCGCCGCAACCTTGGCTTTACGATCACAGTCATCGCCACGCTAGCCCTGGGCATCGGAACCACCACCGCCGTCTTCAGCGTCGTCGACCGCATTCTCTTTCGAGCCTTGCCCTACGCCCATGGCGACCGCCTCGTCTCCGTTGGCCTCACCGCTCCCATTATTCCCGTGGAGTTCATGCTGGGCGGTTCCTACTACGTCTGGCGCGACAATCAAAAGCCATTTGAAGCCTTCACCTCAGAGACCGGCGTTTCGGCCTGCGACCTCACCGAGCGCAATCCAGCCAGGCTGAGCTGCGCCAGCGTCGAAGCCAGCTTCCTGCCTACTCTCGGCATATCGCCCTTGCTCGGGCGCAACTTCCTCCCCGAAGAAGACCGCCCTCACGGACCAAAGACCGCTCTGATCTCCTACGCACTCTGGCAATCGCATTACGGCTCCGACCCAAAGATTCTCAATCGGCTCATCGAAATCGATGGCGTGCAAACCCGCGTCGTAGGCGTCCTCCCCAAAGAATTTGAAATGCCAACCATGGAGCCCGCGGACATCGTTGTTCCCCAGGCCCTGGACGAGGCAGGGGAGCGCAGGGAAGCTCCCGACAGCGTCATGTACGCCTTCGCTCGCCTCAAGCCCGGCGTCAGCGCCGCGCAGGCCAGCGCCGCGCTCGATCCTGTCTTCCAGTATTCGCTCAGCCTCGCCCCGCCTGCCTTTCGTAAGGAAGTCCATCTCCGTGTCCGCTCCCTGCGCGACCGCCAGATGCAGGACGCGTATCTCACCGCATGGGTACTGCTCGGAGCAGTGCTTGCCGTCCTGCTCATCGCCTGCGCCAACGTGGCCAGCCTGATGATGGCGCGCGGTGCTGCCCGCGAACGCGAACTCGCCGTGCGTTCGGCACTCGGCGCAAGCCGTGGCCGCCTCCTTCGCCAAACCCTCACCGAATCCATGCTGCTCTCGCTCACAGCGGCAGCCGCCGGTTGGGCGCTCGCGGAACTGTTGCTGCATCTCTTTGTCGCGATGGCTCCGGCCGCGATACCATTTCTCGACAAAGCTCAACTCGACCTTCGCGTCGCAGCCTTCACCATGCTGCTGGCCTGTCTATGCGGTGGAGTCTTTGGCATGCTTGCATCTGTCCAGAAGCCGCGTGACCTTGCCATGGTCACGCGCTCCACCGGGTCAACCTCTCATTCCTGGCTGCGCCGGGTCATGGTGGTAGCGCAGATCGCTGTGAGCATCGTTCTTCTCGCATCCTCCACCCTTCTCGTACGCAGCTTCTGGAATCTGCAAAACCAGAGCCTCGGAATCCGCACCCGCTCCGTGCTCACCGCCAGCATCTCCCTTGGGCGGCAGAAGTACGACACCAACCAGAAGCAGATGCAATTCTTCCTGCAGGCTGAATCCGCACTGCGCCGCCTGCCCGGCATAACAGTGGTCGCTGTCAGCGATTCCCTCCCGCCCTCCGGCTGGCATCGCGAATCCGTCCTCAACGTCATGGCCGTCTCCGGCTCATCCCGCGAGAAGAGCGGCACCGGCGGCATGGTCGCCTGGCGCTGGGTCACGCCCGAATACTTCCGCGCTCTGGAAATCCCCATCGAACAAGGCCAGAACTTCACCGAAGAAGAGAGAACTTCTACGCAACACCTGCTGATACTCAGCAAGCTTCTGGCCGACCGTCTGTTTCCCGGCCAGAATCCGATTGGCCGGCAGATTCGCCCCAGTCCCAACGACCCTTACTACACCGTCGTCGGTGTCGCGGCCAACGTCAAAAACGCCGGCCTCACCGGCAGCGACGAACCGGAATACTACCGCCTTCGCCGCAATCTCCCCGAAGACTGGACCCAGTCCTCAGCGCAGTCCTCAACGCTGATCCTGGAAACCTCGCTCACACCTCAAGTGCTCACTCCGTGGGTCCGATCCGAGATCGCCCACATCGACCCCATCCTACCCGTCGAAATCGAAACCCTCGACCAGCGCGTCAACAAGCTCGCCGACGCCCCGCGCTTTGAAGCCGCCTTGCTAGGTTTCTTCGCCTTCACCGGCCTCGCCATGGCCGTCATCGGACTCTACGGTCTCACCGCCTACATCGCCCAGCGCCGCACCCAGGAAATCGGCGTCCGCATGGCTCTGGGCGCAGATCGAGCCGATATCCTGCGCCTCATCGCCACCGAAGGTCTGCGCCTAATCCTGCTCGGCGGCGCACTCGGACTCGCATCTGCCATCGGAGTTACACAGCTCCTCAAAAGTCTGTTATTCAACATCGGCCCGCACGATCCCTTGACCTTCGCCGCTGTTGCCTTGCTGCTGGTCCTGGTAGCGCTAGCCGCAACACTCGTCCCAGCCCGCGCCGCCATGCGTGTCGATCCAGTAGTAGCGCTCCGCTGCGAATAG